A genomic region of Capra hircus breed San Clemente chromosome 19, ASM170441v1, whole genome shotgun sequence contains the following coding sequences:
- the ERAL1 gene encoding GTPase Era, mitochondrial isoform X2, translating to MAASSWRGAVLFRTVSGLRQPGPDAAREWMTRLPSLLGCQRRCVSCVAGPTFSGPRLASASRPNGQNSALDCFLGLSQPDNSLPFRVPAVSVHRDEQDLLLVHCPDMPENPRVLRVVLLGAPNAGKSTLSNQLLGRKVFPVSRKVHTTRSQALGVITEKETQVILLDTPGLISRAKQKRHHLELSLLEDPWKSMESADLVVVLVDVSDKWTRNQLSPQVLQCLTQFSQVPSILVMNKVDCLKQKSVLLELTAALTEGVVNGKKLKTRQALRSQPGTHCPSPAAQGPNLQPVRDPQQMGWPHFQEIFMLSALSQEDVKTLKQYLLAQARPGPWEFHSEVLTSQMPEEICANMIREKLLEYLPEEVPYNVQQKTVVWDEGPGGELVIEQKLLVPKESHMILIGPKGYLIARIAQEASPPKLLAGAANQNCLQGLGPGLDTHRLTDC from the exons ATGGCTGCCTCCAGCTGGCGCGGGGCTGTGCTCTTTCGAACCGTGTCGGGGCTCAGGCAGCCAGGTCCTGATGCCGCGAGGGAATGGATGACCCGGCTCCCCTCTCTCTTGGGTTGTCAGCGGAGGTGCGTTTCCTGTGTAGCGGGCCCGACCTTCTCTGGTCCCCGCCTGGCTTCGGCTTCACGCCCTAATGGCCAGAACTCAGCCCTGGATTGCTTCCTCGGACTCTCTCAGCCAGACAACTCTTTGCCTTTTCGCGTCCCCGCCGTGTCCgtacacagag ATGAGCAAGATCTCCTCTTGGTCCATTGCCCCGACATGCCTGAGAACCCCCGAGTCCTACGAGTGGTCCTCCTGGGTGCCCCAAATGCAGGGAAGTCTACACTCTCCAACCAGCTGCTGGGCCGAAAA GTGTTCCCTGTCTCCAGGAAAGTGCACACCACTCGCAGTCAAGCTCTGGGGGTCATCACAGAGAAAGAGACCCAGGTG ATCCTGCTTGACACACCTGGCCTCATCAGCCGTGCTAAACAGAAAAG GCACCATCTGGAGCTCTCTTTGTTGGAAGATCCGTGGAAGAGCATGGAATCTGCTGACCTAG TTGTGGTACTTGTGGATGTCTCGGACAAGTGGACTCGGAACCAACTCAGTCCCCAGGTGCTCCAGTGCTTGACCCAGTTTTCCCAAGTCCCCAGCATCCTTGTTATGAACAAG GTTGATTGCCTGAAGCAGAAGTCCGTTCTCCTAGAGCTCACAGCCGCCCTCACTGAAGGTGTAGTCAATGGCAAGAAGCTTAAAACGAGGCAGGCTTTGCGCTCACAGCCAGGCACTCACTGCCCTAGCCCAGCAGCTCAGGGCCCAAACCTACAGCCTGTGAGAGACCCTCAGCAGATGGGCTGGCCTcacttccaggagatcttcatgtTGTCAGCCCTAAGCCAGGAGGATGTAAAAACACTGAAG CAATACCTCCTGGCACAGGCCCGGCCAGGTCCCTGGGAGTTCCACAGTGAGGTCCTCACCAGCCAGATGCCTGAGGAGATCTGTGCCAACATGATCCGAGAGAAGCTCTTGGAGTACCTGCCCGAGGAGGTGCCCTACAACGTACAGCAG AAAACAGTGGTCTGGGATGAAGGGCCAGGCGGGGAGCTGGTGATCGAGCAGAAGCTTCTGGTGCCCAAAGAATCACACATG ATCCTGATCGGTCCGAAGGGGTACCTGATTGCTCGGATCGCACAGGAG GCATCCCCGCCCAAGCTGCTGGCGGGAGCTGCTAACCAGAACTGCCTGCAAGGCCTGGGGCCAGGCTTGGACACCCATAGGCTGACTGACTGCTGA
- the ERAL1 gene encoding GTPase Era, mitochondrial isoform X3 has protein sequence MAASSWRGAVLFRTVSGLRQPGPDAAREWMTRLPSLLGCQRRCVSCVAGPTFSGPRLASASRPNGQNSALDCFLGLSQPDNSLPFRVPAVSVHRDEQDLLLVHCPDMPENPRVLRVVLLGAPNAGKSTLSNQLLGRKVFPVSRKVHTTRSQALGVITEKETQVILLDTPGLISRAKQKRHHLELSLLEDPWKSMESADLVVVLVDVSDKWTRNQLSPQVLQCLTQFSQVPSILVMNKVDCLKQKSVLLELTAALTEGVVNGKKLKTRQALRSQPGTHCPSPAAQGPNLQPVRDPQQMGWPHFQEIFMLSALSQEDVKTLKQYLLAQARPGPWEFHSEVLTSQMPEEICANMIREKLLEYLPEEVPYNVQQKTVVWDEGPGGELVIEQKLLVPKESHMKILIGPKGYLIARIAQEVGRDLMNIFLCEVQLRLSVKLLK, from the exons ATGGCTGCCTCCAGCTGGCGCGGGGCTGTGCTCTTTCGAACCGTGTCGGGGCTCAGGCAGCCAGGTCCTGATGCCGCGAGGGAATGGATGACCCGGCTCCCCTCTCTCTTGGGTTGTCAGCGGAGGTGCGTTTCCTGTGTAGCGGGCCCGACCTTCTCTGGTCCCCGCCTGGCTTCGGCTTCACGCCCTAATGGCCAGAACTCAGCCCTGGATTGCTTCCTCGGACTCTCTCAGCCAGACAACTCTTTGCCTTTTCGCGTCCCCGCCGTGTCCgtacacagag ATGAGCAAGATCTCCTCTTGGTCCATTGCCCCGACATGCCTGAGAACCCCCGAGTCCTACGAGTGGTCCTCCTGGGTGCCCCAAATGCAGGGAAGTCTACACTCTCCAACCAGCTGCTGGGCCGAAAA GTGTTCCCTGTCTCCAGGAAAGTGCACACCACTCGCAGTCAAGCTCTGGGGGTCATCACAGAGAAAGAGACCCAGGTG ATCCTGCTTGACACACCTGGCCTCATCAGCCGTGCTAAACAGAAAAG GCACCATCTGGAGCTCTCTTTGTTGGAAGATCCGTGGAAGAGCATGGAATCTGCTGACCTAG TTGTGGTACTTGTGGATGTCTCGGACAAGTGGACTCGGAACCAACTCAGTCCCCAGGTGCTCCAGTGCTTGACCCAGTTTTCCCAAGTCCCCAGCATCCTTGTTATGAACAAG GTTGATTGCCTGAAGCAGAAGTCCGTTCTCCTAGAGCTCACAGCCGCCCTCACTGAAGGTGTAGTCAATGGCAAGAAGCTTAAAACGAGGCAGGCTTTGCGCTCACAGCCAGGCACTCACTGCCCTAGCCCAGCAGCTCAGGGCCCAAACCTACAGCCTGTGAGAGACCCTCAGCAGATGGGCTGGCCTcacttccaggagatcttcatgtTGTCAGCCCTAAGCCAGGAGGATGTAAAAACACTGAAG CAATACCTCCTGGCACAGGCCCGGCCAGGTCCCTGGGAGTTCCACAGTGAGGTCCTCACCAGCCAGATGCCTGAGGAGATCTGTGCCAACATGATCCGAGAGAAGCTCTTGGAGTACCTGCCCGAGGAGGTGCCCTACAACGTACAGCAG AAAACAGTGGTCTGGGATGAAGGGCCAGGCGGGGAGCTGGTGATCGAGCAGAAGCTTCTGGTGCCCAAAGAATCACACATG AAGATCCTGATCGGTCCGAAGGGGTACCTGATTGCTCGGATCGCACAGGAGGTGGGCCGCGACCTCATGAACATCTTCCTCTGTGAAGTTCAGCTCCGCCTGTCTGTGAAACTCCTCAAGTGA
- the ERAL1 gene encoding GTPase Era, mitochondrial isoform X1, translated as MAASSWRGAVLFRTVSGLRQPGPDAAREWMTRLPSLLGCQRRCVSCVAGPTFSGPRLASASRPNGQNSALDCFLGLSQPDNSLPFRVPAVSVHRDEQDLLLVHCPDMPENPRVLRVVLLGAPNAGKSTLSNQLLGRKVFPVSRKVHTTRSQALGVITEKETQVILLDTPGLISRAKQKRHHLELSLLEDPWKSMESADLVVVLVDVSDKWTRNQLSPQVLQCLTQFSQVPSILVMNKVDCLKQKSVLLELTAALTEGVVNGKKLKTRQALRSQPGTHCPSPAAQGPNLQPVRDPQQMGWPHFQEIFMLSALSQEDVKTLKQYLLAQARPGPWEFHSEVLTSQMPEEICANMIREKLLEYLPEEVPYNVQQKTVVWDEGPGGELVIEQKLLVPKESHMKILIGPKGYLIARIAQEASPPKLLAGAANQNCLQGLGPGLDTHRLTDC; from the exons ATGGCTGCCTCCAGCTGGCGCGGGGCTGTGCTCTTTCGAACCGTGTCGGGGCTCAGGCAGCCAGGTCCTGATGCCGCGAGGGAATGGATGACCCGGCTCCCCTCTCTCTTGGGTTGTCAGCGGAGGTGCGTTTCCTGTGTAGCGGGCCCGACCTTCTCTGGTCCCCGCCTGGCTTCGGCTTCACGCCCTAATGGCCAGAACTCAGCCCTGGATTGCTTCCTCGGACTCTCTCAGCCAGACAACTCTTTGCCTTTTCGCGTCCCCGCCGTGTCCgtacacagag ATGAGCAAGATCTCCTCTTGGTCCATTGCCCCGACATGCCTGAGAACCCCCGAGTCCTACGAGTGGTCCTCCTGGGTGCCCCAAATGCAGGGAAGTCTACACTCTCCAACCAGCTGCTGGGCCGAAAA GTGTTCCCTGTCTCCAGGAAAGTGCACACCACTCGCAGTCAAGCTCTGGGGGTCATCACAGAGAAAGAGACCCAGGTG ATCCTGCTTGACACACCTGGCCTCATCAGCCGTGCTAAACAGAAAAG GCACCATCTGGAGCTCTCTTTGTTGGAAGATCCGTGGAAGAGCATGGAATCTGCTGACCTAG TTGTGGTACTTGTGGATGTCTCGGACAAGTGGACTCGGAACCAACTCAGTCCCCAGGTGCTCCAGTGCTTGACCCAGTTTTCCCAAGTCCCCAGCATCCTTGTTATGAACAAG GTTGATTGCCTGAAGCAGAAGTCCGTTCTCCTAGAGCTCACAGCCGCCCTCACTGAAGGTGTAGTCAATGGCAAGAAGCTTAAAACGAGGCAGGCTTTGCGCTCACAGCCAGGCACTCACTGCCCTAGCCCAGCAGCTCAGGGCCCAAACCTACAGCCTGTGAGAGACCCTCAGCAGATGGGCTGGCCTcacttccaggagatcttcatgtTGTCAGCCCTAAGCCAGGAGGATGTAAAAACACTGAAG CAATACCTCCTGGCACAGGCCCGGCCAGGTCCCTGGGAGTTCCACAGTGAGGTCCTCACCAGCCAGATGCCTGAGGAGATCTGTGCCAACATGATCCGAGAGAAGCTCTTGGAGTACCTGCCCGAGGAGGTGCCCTACAACGTACAGCAG AAAACAGTGGTCTGGGATGAAGGGCCAGGCGGGGAGCTGGTGATCGAGCAGAAGCTTCTGGTGCCCAAAGAATCACACATG AAGATCCTGATCGGTCCGAAGGGGTACCTGATTGCTCGGATCGCACAGGAG GCATCCCCGCCCAAGCTGCTGGCGGGAGCTGCTAACCAGAACTGCCTGCAAGGCCTGGGGCCAGGCTTGGACACCCATAGGCTGACTGACTGCTGA